A window of Caldibacillus debilis DSM 16016 genomic DNA:
CCCCTCGCCAAGGAATAGGCTTCGTCGATGAACAAAATCCCCCCGTTCGCCTTTTTGATCAAATCCCTCGTTTTTTGGGCGGTATGCCCGATATATTCGCCGACCAAATCCGCCCGCTCCGCTTCGATCAAATGGCCTTTCGACAAAACCTCCACCTTATGAAAAAGTTTTCCCAGGAACCTCGCCACCGTCGTTTTTCCCGTCCCGGGATTTCCTTTAAACATCATATGCAAAACCTGGTTCCCGGTCTTTAAACCCAGTTTTTCCCGCTTTTTGTTCACGATGATCCAGGCGTAAATCTCTTTAATGACCTTTTTCACTTCTTCCAGGCCCACCAGATGATTCAATTCCTCATCGATTTCCTTGAGGAATTCCAGTTCCTTCGAGTCCTTCGCCATTTCCTTTTGGCGGGCAGCCTTCGGTTCCGGTTTGTTTTTGGAATGGAGCACGATGTTAATTTGTCCGTTGCTTTTCATGCGGAATGGCTGTTCCATACGTTCACCTCGGCTTTCTTCCTATCCCAGTGTACGTCCGGGTGCAAAAAAAGGTGACAAACGCCCATCTGAAACTTGCGGCCGAACAAATTCCCCGATTTTTTGACAAAGGCGGAAAGCTTGTCAAAAATTGCGCTTTCCCGAGAAATAATCGGCCGCTCAAGGCAAAAAGACCCAGGGTGTAACTATATTTATTCATAAACGGCCGAAGTCATGCCCGTTGTCCGGGCTTTGCCGCATTCCGCGCCGGAAAAAAGCCGGCCGCATGGAGCGCCGGCAGGCGAAGGACGCGTTCGATTAGCGAACGGCAAAAAAGGGCTGAAAACCTCTCCGTTTTCAGCCCTCGATCATCGATTATGTAAGGATCGTTTTTTCTCATTGTTCAAATTCGATCGGGATGTTCCGAATCGGCGCAAAGGTGGAAATGGCGTGTTTATACACCAATTGCTGTTTGCCGTCCGATTCCAAAAGCACGGTAAAGTTGTCGAAAGCTTTGACCGTCCCGCGGATTTGGAAACCGTTCAGCAAAAAAACCGTCACGGGTACATTGTCCTTGCGCAGCTGATTTAGGTATTGGTCCTGAATATTGATTTGCTTCATTTTATGTCCTCCTTCATTTTCTCTATTTATTTTATTTCGCTGAAATCTTCAGCTTTCCTGCTATATGCTCGGTTATTTTTT
This region includes:
- the spoVK gene encoding stage V sporulation protein K; translated protein: MEQPFRMKSNGQINIVLHSKNKPEPKAARQKEMAKDSKELEFLKEIDEELNHLVGLEEVKKVIKEIYAWIIVNKKREKLGLKTGNQVLHMMFKGNPGTGKTTVARFLGKLFHKVEVLSKGHLIEAERADLVGEYIGHTAQKTRDLIKKANGGILFIDEAYSLARGGEKDFGKEAIDTLVKHMEDKSHEFVLILAGYSKEMDYFLSLNPGLESRFPIILEFPDYTVDQLIEIGKIILQEREYVLTPDAERRLRDHLVRVKSRLQNGRFSNGRYIRNIIEKSIRVQAMRLVLHNDFNRKELMTIRSRDLVFPDED
- the hfq gene encoding RNA chaperone Hfq, which encodes MKQINIQDQYLNQLRKDNVPVTVFLLNGFQIRGTVKAFDNFTVLLESDGKQQLVYKHAISTFAPIRNIPIEFEQ